One window from the genome of Oceanisphaera sp. IT1-181 encodes:
- a CDS encoding TRAP transporter small permease, whose translation MPLYLALTRILTLTDKLIGKAEIYVLGWGIIIMAVNTIANVFGRYLFSQSIYFTEELNEFLIVIITFMGLGYVTRKGRHIRMSALYDLLSTRYKKLLMIIIASLTAVAMFTLAWYAFEYVAKLASRGRVTPALQFPLYLTYIWVVLGFAVTGIQYVLTAFRNLNLSEEDVYISFSTVDEYLDPEIAEVLHLYQQDHDIDSTEQEQSAKITSTQSVYKENKS comes from the coding sequence ATGCCCTTATATCTCGCCCTAACCAGAATTTTGACCCTCACCGACAAGCTCATCGGCAAAGCCGAGATATACGTGCTTGGCTGGGGCATCATCATCATGGCCGTTAATACCATTGCCAATGTGTTTGGCCGTTACCTGTTTTCGCAAAGTATCTATTTCACCGAGGAACTCAACGAGTTTCTGATCGTCATCATCACCTTTATGGGCTTGGGTTATGTCACCCGCAAGGGCCGTCATATCCGAATGTCCGCCCTCTATGACCTACTATCGACACGCTACAAGAAACTGCTAATGATCATCATCGCCTCCCTGACCGCAGTAGCAATGTTCACTCTGGCCTGGTATGCCTTCGAGTACGTCGCCAAGCTCGCCAGCCGGGGGCGGGTAACTCCTGCGCTACAGTTTCCCCTTTACCTGACCTATATCTGGGTGGTGCTCGGTTTTGCCGTGACCGGCATCCAGTATGTGTTAACGGCATTCAGGAATCTGAACTTGTCCGAGGAAGATGTTTATATCTCCTTCAGTACCGTAGATGAATATCTGGACCCCGAAATTGCCGAAGTACTGCACCTCTACCAACAGGACCATGATATTGACAGCACAGAGCAAGAGCAGTCAGCAAAAATAACGAGCACACAGTCCGTCTACAAGGAGAATAAATCATGA
- the purE gene encoding 5-(carboxyamino)imidazole ribonucleotide mutase has protein sequence MQAKVAVIMGSKSDWPTMEGAAEIMDLLQVPYEVEVVSAHRTPDRLMSFSAEAVGRGFQVIIAGAGGAAHLPGMVASKTRLPVLGVPVQSRALNGMDSLLSIAQMPKGVAVGTLAIGEAGAFNAGLLACQILANNDPALAERLDAFRQQQTDTVLANPDPRAQA, from the coding sequence ATGCAAGCAAAAGTTGCCGTCATCATGGGCTCAAAAAGTGATTGGCCCACCATGGAAGGCGCCGCCGAAATTATGGATTTATTACAGGTGCCTTATGAAGTGGAAGTGGTGTCGGCGCACCGCACTCCCGACCGCCTGATGTCATTTAGCGCAGAGGCAGTCGGGCGCGGTTTTCAAGTGATTATTGCCGGCGCCGGTGGTGCTGCGCACTTACCCGGCATGGTGGCGTCTAAAACCCGCCTGCCCGTATTAGGGGTGCCGGTACAAAGCCGTGCCCTTAATGGCATGGACAGCCTGCTGTCTATCGCCCAAATGCCCAAAGGGGTGGCGGTGGGCACGCTGGCCATAGGTGAAGCGGGTGCCTTTAATGCGGGGCTATTGGCTTGCCAAATATTGGCCAATAACGACCCTGCACTGGCCGAGCGCCTAGACGCCTTTCGCCAGCAACAAACCGACACCGTATTGGCCAATCCTGATCCGAGGGCACAAGCATGA
- the purK gene encoding 5-(carboxyamino)imidazole ribonucleotide synthase — translation MSRIWVLGAGQLGQMLKHAGMPLNLDVQPVDIESEETLPLLAHEQVTAEREQWPDTAATRQLASHGAFVNLQTFPRLADRFTQKSLIDELGLATAPWQLVETGTTAESLHERLGERVLLKQRTGGYDGRGQHWLREPGRDAVPEGWHQVCIAEQAIDFDEEMSVVGMRTADGQCFFYPLTLNLHVDGILLGSVAPLPRLAHLQEKAEQMLGKLMNHLDYVGVMAMECFRLGDTLLVNELAPRVHNSGHWTQAGANISQFEAHLRAVAKLPLVQPTVKNTSVMVNLVGTERNDAWLAVPGAELYWYGKEVRVGRKVGHINFCLDNHANTKAALDMLQTMLPVTYAEVLNWLRSQLD, via the coding sequence ATGAGCCGTATTTGGGTACTGGGTGCCGGCCAATTAGGCCAAATGCTCAAGCATGCCGGCATGCCGCTTAATTTAGACGTGCAACCGGTAGATATAGAATCAGAAGAAACGCTGCCCTTGCTGGCCCATGAGCAAGTGACCGCCGAGCGTGAGCAGTGGCCCGATACGGCAGCGACCCGCCAATTGGCCAGCCACGGCGCTTTCGTTAACTTGCAGACATTTCCGCGCTTAGCGGATCGCTTTACGCAAAAATCCCTGATTGATGAGCTGGGCTTAGCCACGGCGCCTTGGCAGTTGGTCGAGACCGGTACCACGGCCGAGAGCTTGCATGAGCGCTTAGGCGAGCGCGTATTACTTAAACAGCGCACCGGCGGTTACGACGGTCGTGGCCAACATTGGTTACGTGAGCCAGGGCGTGATGCGGTGCCAGAAGGCTGGCATCAAGTGTGTATCGCCGAGCAAGCCATCGACTTTGACGAAGAAATGTCGGTAGTGGGTATGCGTACCGCTGACGGCCAGTGTTTCTTTTATCCGCTGACCCTTAACTTGCACGTAGACGGTATCTTGCTGGGATCGGTGGCACCTTTGCCGCGCCTTGCGCACTTGCAAGAAAAAGCCGAGCAGATGCTGGGCAAGCTAATGAACCACTTAGACTACGTGGGCGTAATGGCCATGGAGTGCTTCCGCTTAGGCGATACGCTGCTGGTTAATGAGCTGGCACCCCGCGTGCACAACAGCGGCCACTGGACGCAAGCTGGCGCCAATATCAGCCAGTTTGAAGCGCATCTGCGTGCCGTGGCCAAGCTGCCATTGGTACAACCCACCGTTAAAAACACCAGCGTGATGGTGAATTTAGTGGGTACCGAGCGCAACGATGCCTGGTTGGCAGTACCCGGTGCCGAGCTGTACTGGTATGGCAAAGAAGTACGTGTGGGCCGCAAGGTAGGGCACATCAACTTCTGTCTCGACAACCATGCGAACACCAAGGCGGCGCTGGATATGCTGCAAACTATGCTACCCGTGACCTACGCGGAAGTACTTAACTGGTTGCGCAGCCAGCTGGATTAA
- a CDS encoding TRAP transporter large permease, producing MTMMMFAVMILLLLAGFPMMMPLLAAAMLAFIVYMPDLSLQVVVQQMIGGVKPAALIAVPMFILAADIITRGHSADRLVDVVMRFMGHIRGGLAVSVTAACALFGAVCGSTQATVVAVGGAMRPRMLKAGYNDSFSIGLIINAADLAYLIPPSIGMIIYGVISGTSISELFIAGLGPGLLIIVLFSLYCIWYAKRHNIPVEPRASWAERLTSIRRAVWPLGFPAIVVGGIYGGVFSPTEAAAVCVLYALILELVIFRSIKARDVFDIALSTGAVTSVVFILIAAGAAFSWVLSYAQIPQQLIAAIGLDEAGPIMTMVAINIAFFVGCMFVDSVVVILILVPIFAPLVNAAGLDPVLVGVVITLQVAIGAATPPFGCNIFTAVAVFRRPFVDVIRGVPPFLLILLVVAVLLVAFPPIALFLRDLAFR from the coding sequence ATGACGATGATGATGTTCGCAGTAATGATCCTGCTGCTGTTGGCCGGTTTCCCGATGATGATGCCACTGCTGGCGGCTGCCATGCTGGCCTTTATTGTCTACATGCCGGATCTGAGCCTGCAGGTAGTAGTGCAACAAATGATCGGCGGGGTCAAACCCGCCGCCCTGATTGCCGTCCCCATGTTTATTCTTGCCGCCGATATTATCACCCGGGGTCATTCGGCCGATCGGCTGGTAGATGTAGTGATGCGCTTTATGGGTCACATACGCGGAGGACTGGCTGTCTCGGTTACCGCCGCCTGCGCCCTGTTCGGTGCCGTGTGCGGCTCAACCCAGGCAACCGTAGTGGCAGTTGGCGGCGCCATGCGTCCGCGGATGCTGAAGGCTGGCTACAACGATTCCTTTTCGATCGGCCTGATCATCAATGCCGCCGATCTGGCTTATCTGATCCCCCCCTCCATCGGTATGATTATCTATGGCGTCATCTCTGGCACCTCGATCTCCGAATTGTTCATCGCCGGTCTGGGACCTGGGCTGCTGATCATTGTGCTGTTTTCACTCTATTGCATCTGGTATGCAAAACGACACAACATCCCCGTTGAACCCAGGGCCAGTTGGGCAGAGCGTCTGACCTCCATCCGTCGCGCAGTCTGGCCGCTGGGGTTTCCGGCGATCGTCGTCGGCGGCATCTACGGCGGTGTTTTCAGCCCGACCGAAGCCGCGGCCGTATGTGTACTCTATGCCTTGATTCTGGAACTCGTCATCTTCCGCTCAATAAAGGCCCGCGATGTGTTTGATATCGCACTGTCGACCGGCGCCGTAACCTCTGTGGTTTTCATCCTGATCGCCGCCGGTGCCGCTTTCTCCTGGGTATTGTCTTACGCACAGATCCCTCAGCAGCTCATCGCCGCGATAGGACTGGATGAAGCAGGCCCCATCATGACCATGGTGGCCATCAACATCGCCTTTTTCGTCGGCTGCATGTTCGTCGATTCGGTGGTGGTGATCCTGATATTGGTCCCCATCTTTGCGCCTCTGGTCAATGCGGCCGGGCTCGACCCGGTATTGGTGGGTGTTGTGATCACCCTGCAGGTAGCGATCGGCGCAGCCACTCCCCCTTTCGGCTGCAACATCTTCACCGCTGTCGCCGTGTTCCGGCGCCCGTTTGTTGATGTTATCCGAGGCGTGCCACCCTTCTTGCTGATATTATTAGTTGTCGCTGTCTTGCTAGTCGCCTTCCCCCCGATAGCCTTGTTCTTGAGGGACCTCGCTTTCCGGTAA